The following are encoded in a window of Kitasatospora sp. NBC_01250 genomic DNA:
- a CDS encoding DUF397 domain-containing protein, translating into MHRAIHVRDAKDKAGPQLAFTPAAWAGFLTFATAQPLR; encoded by the coding sequence TTGCATCGAGCCATCCACGTCCGTGACGCCAAGGACAAGGCCGGACCGCAGCTCGCCTTCACCCCCGCCGCCTGGGCTGGATTCCTCACGTTCGCGACCGCCCAACCGCTGCGCTGA
- a CDS encoding MgtC/SapB family protein, with amino-acid sequence MHALSTFDFLVRLATGVFCGALIGMERQWRARMAGLRTNALVATGATLFVLYSEAMGDAGSPTRVASYVVSGIGFLGGGVILRDGASVRGLNTAATLWCSAATGVLAASGKLAFAVLGALTVLAVHFVGRPAGRLLDQAPAAGTDPDAVVEANVHLRCDRGAESHIRALLLQSLTGSGLTPTGLRARRETPETSSLRASLSVSGDVACALEQVIARLSLEPGVRDLHWHLDEEEDVHQAMA; translated from the coding sequence ATGCACGCCCTGTCCACCTTCGACTTCCTGGTCCGGTTGGCCACCGGAGTCTTCTGCGGCGCCTTGATCGGGATGGAGCGCCAGTGGCGGGCCCGGATGGCGGGCCTGCGCACCAATGCGCTGGTCGCCACCGGGGCCACCCTGTTCGTGCTGTACAGCGAGGCGATGGGGGACGCCGGATCCCCCACCCGGGTGGCCTCCTACGTGGTCTCCGGGATCGGCTTCCTCGGCGGCGGGGTGATCCTGCGCGACGGCGCCAGCGTGCGGGGCCTCAACACGGCCGCCACCCTGTGGTGCTCGGCGGCCACCGGGGTGCTCGCCGCCTCCGGCAAGCTCGCCTTCGCGGTGCTGGGCGCGCTGACCGTACTCGCCGTCCACTTCGTGGGCCGGCCCGCCGGTCGGCTGCTCGACCAGGCCCCGGCGGCCGGCACCGACCCGGACGCGGTGGTGGAGGCCAATGTGCACCTGCGCTGCGACCGGGGCGCGGAGAGCCACATCCGGGCCCTGCTGCTGCAGTCGCTGACCGGCTCGGGTCTGACCCCGACCGGTCTGCGGGCCCGTCGTGAGACGCCGGAGACCAGCAGCCTGCGGGCCTCGCTCTCGGTCAGCGGTGATGTGGCCTGCGCCCTGGAGCAGGTGATCGCGCGGCTCTCGCTGGAGCCGGGGGTGCGGGATCTGCACTGGCACTTGGACGAGGAGGAGGACGTGCACCAGGCGATGGCCTGA
- a CDS encoding winged helix-turn-helix domain-containing protein encodes MPLRHPRLQLVFSDNPPAPAAPAAGPVAVLEVPTRRLTAVGVVVDIDQRTATVDGRELDLTFLEFELLAHLMAQPRRVMSRSQLMEAVWGRPNLGDTRTVSTHVARIRRKLGPAHRATISTVRQIGYKFDPALGPR; translated from the coding sequence ATGCCTCTGCGCCACCCCCGACTCCAGCTGGTCTTCTCCGACAACCCGCCCGCCCCGGCCGCGCCCGCGGCCGGCCCCGTCGCCGTGCTGGAGGTACCCACCCGCCGCCTGACGGCCGTGGGCGTGGTGGTCGACATCGACCAGCGCACCGCGACCGTCGACGGACGCGAACTCGACCTCACGTTCCTGGAGTTCGAGCTGCTCGCGCACCTGATGGCGCAGCCGAGGCGGGTGATGTCCCGCAGCCAGCTGATGGAGGCCGTCTGGGGCCGCCCCAACCTGGGCGACACCCGCACGGTGAGCACGCACGTGGCCCGGATCCGCCGCAAGCTCGGCCCGGCCCACCGCGCCACCATCAGCACCGTCCGGCAGATCGGCTACAAGTTCGACCCGGCACTCGGGCCGCGCTGA